The Lycium barbarum isolate Lr01 chromosome 10, ASM1917538v2, whole genome shotgun sequence genome includes a region encoding these proteins:
- the LOC132612654 gene encoding zinc finger BED domain-containing protein RICESLEEPER 2-like yields the protein MAEKSDKVIGESEASNAVSHAEITLSTSAKKMRKSHKGEDMANGISRCLREWGINKIFTVTVDNASSNDVTVKELSKQLTKMGTNLMNGNHLHVRCMAHIMNLVVQDGLKECSLYIERVRHAIRYVRQSPARLKRFKESCDDEQLSCKKSLCLDVPTRWNSTYLMLSRAVEFENAFSNYASREIGLRHYLENSYVEIGITAGELLSSDWVHVKRITRFLEIFYLLTLKISGSRYVTSNIHFLEICAVAVYLNQLMASEDTGLSDMAKKMQEKFNKYWGDPAKMNKIIFISCILDPHYKLESVSYALVKIFGEKGPSIQAEVKKYMTSLFSEYVKSNSKGNVLAESSPCSSLDTSTFGLSSSQVSTQSTGLLESLMKDLKNYKTASGRVDARTELDKYFGEETEDDSKEFNILDWWKMNSARFPILAEMARHVLAVPVSSVASKSAFSTGGRLPNSFRSSLTPKLMQALVCLQDWLRSEKLKQPVSVEEDLDNLEQLEQGYFLVAAIEKAPAVMRKKLCKEKLLCTERSCAIMFWFLLVLPTM from the exons ATGGCTGAAAAAAGTGATAAGGTGATAGGTGAAAGTGAGGCTTCAAATGCAGTAAGTCATGCTGAGATAACTCTGTCAACTAGTgctaaaaaaatgagaaaaag CCATAAAGGTGAAGATATGGCAAATGGTATTAGTAGGTGCTTACGTGAGTGGGGGATAAATAAGATCTTTACTGTCACAGTTGATAATGCAAGCTCAAATGATGTGACAGTAAAAGAATTGTCTAAGCAATTAACAAAAATGGGAACTAATTTGATGAACGGTAATCACCTTCACGTGAGGTGTATGGCTCATATCATGAATCTTGTTGTCCAGGATGGTTTAAAAGAATGCTCTTTGTATATTGAACGTGTTAGACATGCAATTAGATATGTTAGGCAGTCTCCTGCGAGGTTGAAAAGATTTAAAGAAAGTTGTGACGATGAACAACTCAGTTGCAAAAAATCTTTATGTTTAGACGTTCCAActaggtggaattccacctaTCTGATGTTGAGTAGGGCTGTTGAATTTGAGAATGCATTTTCAAATTATGCTTCCCGTGAAATTGGCCTAAGACATTATCTTGAAAATTCGTATGTTGAAATTGGAATCACTGCCGGTGAACTTTTGAGTAGTGATTGGGTCCATGTGAAAAGAATTACGAGATTTCTTGAGATATTTTATCTTCTTACTTTGAAAATATCTGGATCACGTTATGTTACGTCAAATattcattttcttgaaatttgtGCGGTTGCTGTTTATTTGAATCAATTGATGGCAAGCGAAGACACTGGTTTAAGCGATATGGCAAAAAAGATGCAAGAAAAATTTAATAAGTATTGGGGAGATCCAGCAAAAATGAATAAGATAATTTTCATTTCGTGCATTTTAGATCCTCATTACAAGCTTGAATCAGTTAGCTATGCACTTGTAAAGATATTTGGGGAAAAAGGGCCATCTATACAAGCAGAAGTAAAGAAGTACATGACTTCATTATTTAGCGAGTATGTAAAATCCAACTCAAAAGGCAACGTGCTTGCAGAATCTTCACCTTGCTCTTCACTGGACACTTCTACTTTCGGGCTTTCTAGCAGTCAAGTAAGTACCCAAAGTACAGGACTTTTAGAATCACTCATGAAAGATCTAAAGAACTATAAAACAGCGAGTGGACGTGTGGATGCTAGAACGGAGTTAGATAAATATTTTGGTGAAGAAACTGAGGATGATAGTAAAGAATTTAACATCCTAGACTGGTGGAAAATGAACTCAGCTAGATTTCCTATTCTTGCTGAGATGGCTCGTCATGTATTAGCTGTACCAGTTTCAAGTGTGGCATCTAAATCTGCATTTAGTACGGGAGGACGTCTTCCTAATTCATTTAGGAGTTCATTGACTCCTAAATTAATGCAAGCTCTAGTGTGTCTTCAAGATTGGCTTCGAAGTGAAAAATTAAAACAACCTGTTAGCGTTGAGGAAGATCTTGATAATCTCGAGCAGCTTGAACAAG GATACTTTCTGGTTGCTGCAATAGAAAAAGCACCAGCAGTTATGCGAAAGAAGTTATGCAAGGAAAAGCTCTTATGTACTGAAAGAAGTTGTGCAATTATGTTTTGGTTCTTGTTAGTTCTTCCAACAATGTGA